A single window of Nicotiana sylvestris chromosome 3, ASM39365v2, whole genome shotgun sequence DNA harbors:
- the LOC138886941 gene encoding zinc finger BED domain-containing protein RICESLEEPER 2-like: MEENRSRVSETCEGGGSNDSIPNTEGLSPDSPDEAPKKRKVMQPRSDAWKHFEKYDDPSGAKRAKCNYCQKTYAAATKGTSSASSGNTTTTVSGYGSFLKRGTMRTKLEFEKHKEVTGGLGTKSELERYLAEDLEPETDDFKILKWWKMNEPRFPILAEMARDVLVIPISSVASECAFSTGGRILDSFRSSLTPKLVQSLICLQDWLRSEPIPIKVEEDLEYLEQLELDLADSAKDSTIIDI; the protein is encoded by the exons ATGGAAGAAAATAGAAGTAGGGTAAGCGAAACCTGCGAAGGTGGGGGTTCGAATGATAGCATACCTAATACTGAAGGTCTCAGTCCAGACAGTCCTGATGAAGCTCCAAAGAAAAGGAAAGTGATGCAACCTAGATCTGATGCTTGGAAAcattttgagaaatatgatgATCCTAGTGGAGCTAAAAGAGCAAAATGTAACTACTGTCAAAAAACTTATGCTGCTGCTACGAAAG gAACATCATCTGCTTCATCTGGAAACACAACAACTACTGTCAGTGGTTATGGTAGCTTTTTAAAAAGAGGAACAATGAGAACAAAATTAGAATTTGAGAAACATAAGGAAGTGACCGGAGGTTTAGGTACTAAATCAGAATTAGAAAGATATCTTGCTGAAGATCTTGAGCCTGAAACAGATGACTTTAAAATCTTAAAGTGGTGGAAAATGAATGAGCCTAGATTTCCCATTCTTGCGGAGATGGCTCGTGATGTATTAGTCATTCCTATTTCAAGTGTTGCATCTGAATGTGCATTCAGCACGGGAGGTCGCATTCTTGACTCGTTCAGGAGTTCGTTGACGCCTAAACTGGTGCAATCTCTTATTTGTCTTCAAGATTGGCTTAGAAGTGAACCTATTCCTATTAAAGTTGAGGAAGACTTGGAGTATCTAGAACAACTAGAACTTG ATCTGGCTGATAGTGCAAAAGATTCAACTATTATTGACATATAG
- the LOC104214546 gene encoding probable pectate lyase 18 encodes MGSISLSFLFLLSSLLLLPSLIASSSSLSDPQAVVDEVHRSVNASRRNLGYLSCGTGNPIDDCWRCDPNWEKNRQRLADCAIGFGKNAVGGRDGKIYVVTDSGDDDPVNPKPGTLRHAVVQTEPLWIIFARDMVIQLKEELIMNSFKTIDGRGASVHIAGGPCITIQYVTNIIIHGIHIHDCKQGGNAMVRSSPSHYGWRTISDGDGVSIFGGSHVWVDHCSLSNCKDGLIDAIMGSTAITISNNFMTHHDKVMLLGHSDSYVQDKNMQVTIAFNHFGEGLVQRMPRCRHGYFHVVNNDYTHWEMYAIGGSASPTINSQGNRFLAPDIRFSKEVTKHEDAPESEWKNWNWRTEGDLMLNGAYFTQSGAGAKSSSYAKASSLSARPSSLVSNLVSGSGALNCRKGSRC; translated from the exons ATGGgctctatttctctttctttcctCTTCCTCTTGTCTTCACTTCTCCTTCTCCCGTCCCTCATTGCCTCCTCCTCTTCCCTATCTGATCCTCAAGCTGTTGTAGATGAAGTACATAG GAGCGTAAATGCTTCAAGAAGGAACTTAGGCTATCTATCTTGTGGTACCGGAAATCCTATTGATGATTGCTGGCGTTGTGATCCGAACTGGGAGAAGAACCGCCAACGGTTAGCTGATTGCGCCATTGGCTTTGGCAAAAACGCCGTTGGCGGTAGAGACGGTAAAATTTACGTGGTCACCGACTCAGGTGACGACGATCCTGTCAACCCAAAGCCGGGGACTCTCCGTCATGCTGTAGTCCAAACTGAACCGTTGTGGATAATTTTTGCTAGGGATATGGTTATCCAATTAAAAGAAGAACTTATTATGAACTCATTCAAAACAATTGATGGAAGAGGTGCGAGTGTACATATTGCGGGCGGTCCATGTATAACAATACAGTACGTGACGAATATTATTATACATGGAATTCACATACATGATTGTAAGCAAGGAGGGAATGCTATGGTGCGGAGCTCCCCATCGCATTACGGGTGGAGAACTATTTCTGATGGTGATGGAGTGTCGATATTTGGTGGGAGCCATGTTTGGGTGGACCATTGCTCTTTGTCTAACTGCAAAGACGGCTTGATTGACGCCATTATGGGGTCCACAGCTATTACAATTTCTAATAATTTCATGACTCACCATGATAAAGTTATGCTCTTGGGACACAGTGATTCTTATGTTCAAGACAAGAATATGCAAGTTACCATTGCTTTCAATCACTTTGGGGAAGGCCTTGTCCAAAGAATGCCAAg ATGTAGACATGGTTATTTCCATGTGGTGAACAATGACTACACCCATTGGGAAATGTATGCAATTGGTGGAAGTGCTAGTCCCACCATCAATAGTCAAGGCAACAGATTTCTTGCCCCTGATATTAGGTTTAGCAAAGAG GTAACAAAACATGAGGATGCACCAGAGAGTGAATGGAAGAATTGGAATTGGAGAACAGAAGGGGATTTAATGTTAAATGGTGCATATTTCACACAATCAGGAGCTGGAGCCAAATCATCAAGTTATGCTAAGGCTTCAAGTTTAAGTGCAAGACCTTCTTCTTTGGTCAGCAATTTAGTATCTGGTTCTGGCGCTCTCAATTGCCGAAAGGGTTCTCGTTGCTGA